The Opitutaceae bacterium genome window below encodes:
- a CDS encoding HNH endonuclease encodes MRAGNRCEYCKLRQDDSPLAALHVEHVLPRFHGGSDDLDNLALACIDCNLHKGTNLTGIDPQTNQVTELFHPRGQRWEDHFAWRGIYVVGRTAVGRTTIRVLNMNSEDQLALRS; translated from the coding sequence GTGCGCGCCGGCAATCGTTGCGAGTATTGCAAGCTGCGTCAGGACGATTCCCCGCTGGCGGCGCTTCACGTCGAACACGTCCTTCCAAGATTTCACGGCGGCAGCGATGATCTCGACAATCTCGCGCTGGCTTGCATTGACTGTAATCTCCACAAGGGAACGAACCTGACGGGGATTGATCCGCAAACGAATCAAGTCACGGAATTATTCCATCCGCGAGGGCAGCGGTGGGAAGATCACTTCGCGTGGCGCGGGATTTACGTTGTCGGCAGGACGGCTGTGGGCAGGACGACGATACGCGTTCTCAACATGAATTCCGAGGATCAACTCGCGCTCCGTTCGTAA
- a CDS encoding type IIA DNA topoisomerase subunit B, giving the protein MATAYTEASIKTLSPLEHIRLRPGMYIGRLGNGTHAEDGIYVLLKETIDNSIDEFTMGFGKRIEVEISDRTVRVRDYGRGIPLGKLIDCVSIINTGAKYDSETFQKAVGLNGVGQKAVNALSFRYRAQAVREGETKVVDFEQGKLRKDNRLAKTDEKNGTIVEFTPDEALFGKDFKFRPEFVEEMLWNYAFLNRGLTLNFNGKSFRSENGLKDLLGRKLTGETLYPIVHIEADDIEVAMTHGGHYGEEYYSFVNGQHTTMGGTHLAAFRESLVQTVRNFYKKDYDAADIRQSIVAAVSIRVIEPVFESQTKTKLGSNDMGPKGPSIRQFVGNFVQQHLDNWLHRNPEAAEAFKRKIEESERERKELSGIRNLARERAKKASLHNRKLRDCRVHLDSKDKRAEESTLFIVEGDSAAGSLTACRDVQTQAVFALKGKPLNTYGLTKKVIYENEEFHLLQSALNIEEGLDGLRYNRVVIATDADVDGMHIRLLLLSFFLQFFPELIVQGHLHILETPLFRVRNKKEIHYCYSEAEKQAALHKLGQSAEITRFKGLGEVSPNEFKDFIGEGMRSEPVSLAQLHSSDQLLSFYMGKNTPERKDYIMDKLVVPVEE; this is encoded by the coding sequence ATGGCCACTGCCTATACTGAAGCCAGCATCAAGACACTATCTCCCTTGGAGCACATCCGCCTGCGCCCCGGAATGTACATCGGGCGGCTCGGAAACGGGACTCATGCGGAGGACGGCATTTATGTCCTGCTCAAGGAAACCATAGACAATTCCATCGACGAATTCACGATGGGATTCGGCAAGCGCATCGAGGTGGAGATATCGGACCGCACGGTGCGCGTGAGGGATTACGGGCGGGGCATTCCGCTCGGAAAGCTGATCGACTGCGTGTCGATCATCAACACCGGGGCGAAGTACGATTCGGAGACATTCCAGAAGGCCGTCGGTCTCAATGGCGTCGGCCAGAAGGCGGTCAACGCATTGTCGTTCCGCTACCGCGCGCAGGCTGTGCGTGAAGGCGAGACCAAGGTGGTGGATTTTGAGCAGGGCAAACTCAGGAAGGACAACCGGCTCGCGAAAACCGACGAAAAGAACGGGACGATCGTTGAGTTCACACCCGACGAAGCCCTCTTTGGGAAGGACTTCAAATTTCGCCCCGAGTTTGTGGAGGAAATGCTGTGGAACTACGCGTTCCTCAACCGCGGCCTGACGCTCAACTTCAACGGAAAGTCATTCCGATCCGAGAACGGACTCAAGGATCTGCTGGGCCGCAAGCTCACCGGAGAGACGCTTTATCCCATCGTCCACATCGAGGCGGACGACATCGAAGTCGCCATGACTCACGGCGGGCATTATGGCGAGGAGTACTATTCCTTCGTGAATGGCCAGCACACCACGATGGGAGGCACACACCTGGCGGCGTTTCGCGAGTCGCTCGTCCAGACGGTGCGCAATTTCTACAAGAAGGACTATGACGCGGCGGACATCCGCCAGTCGATCGTCGCGGCTGTCAGCATCCGCGTGATCGAGCCGGTGTTTGAGTCGCAGACAAAAACCAAGCTGGGTTCAAACGACATGGGACCCAAGGGCCCGTCGATCCGCCAGTTTGTCGGCAATTTCGTCCAGCAGCACCTCGACAACTGGCTGCATCGCAATCCGGAGGCCGCCGAAGCGTTCAAGCGGAAGATCGAGGAGAGCGAGCGCGAGCGCAAGGAGCTGTCCGGCATCCGCAATCTGGCGCGTGAGCGGGCGAAGAAGGCCTCGCTGCACAACCGCAAGCTGCGCGACTGCCGGGTGCATCTCGATTCGAAGGACAAACGCGCGGAGGAGAGCACGCTCTTCATCGTGGAGGGTGACAGCGCGGCGGGATCGCTGACAGCGTGCCGCGATGTGCAGACGCAGGCGGTTTTTGCGTTGAAGGGAAAACCGCTCAACACGTACGGGCTCACCAAGAAGGTGATCTATGAGAACGAGGAGTTTCATCTCCTTCAGAGCGCGCTCAACATCGAGGAAGGCCTCGATGGACTGCGCTACAATCGTGTTGTGATAGCTACCGATGCCGATGTCGACGGCATGCACATTCGCCTCCTGCTGCTTTCGTTTTTTCTTCAGTTCTTTCCCGAACTGATCGTGCAGGGTCACCTGCATATCCTGGAAACGCCGTTGTTTCGTGTTAGAAACAAAAAGGAGATCCACTATTGCTATTCAGAGGCCGAGAAGCAGGCGGCCCTGCACAAGCTCGGGCAGTCGGCCGAGATCACGCGCTTCAAGGGGCTTGGGGAGGTCTCTCCGAACGAATTCAAGGATTTCATCGGGGAAGGCATGCGTTCCGAACCCGTGAGCCTGGCGCAGCTCCATAGCAGCGATCAGTTGCTCAGTTTCTACATGGGCAAGAACACGCCCGAGCGCAAAGACTACATCATGGACAAGCTGGTCGTGCCGGTGGAGGAGTAA
- the rpsR gene encoding 30S ribosomal protein S18 yields MSTPEQTQRSLTPPEIPFMTPQAMVRYVTDTGKILPRKYTGFSAKHQRAVTRTIKHSRNNLLAL; encoded by the coding sequence ATGAGCACACCTGAACAGACCCAGCGCAGCCTCACTCCTCCGGAGATTCCTTTCATGACTCCCCAGGCGATGGTGCGTTACGTGACCGACACGGGCAAGATCCTCCCGCGCAAGTACACCGGCTTCTCGGCCAAGCACCAGCGCGCCGTCACCCGCACGATCAAGCATTCCCGCAACAACCTGCTCGCGCTCTGA
- a CDS encoding 5-(carboxyamino)imidazole ribonucleotide synthase: MIQPGSTLGVLGGGQLGRMFAQAAQTLGYRVHVYDPAPDCPASAVANRTFTADYEKTDELAAFASSCAVVTYEFENIPVAPLWKIENLTRLRPSSSVLEICQNRMREKTWLRQCGFPHVAFAEVEAHGDLPAAARRVGLPAVVKTADFGYDGKGQKKLTDDASLEAAATAFAGQRAVIERFVDFKCELSVIVARSITGETRVFPIAENIHTRHILDFTIVPARINPAVAREAESLAVAIAERLNLAGLLAVELFLTDRGELLVNELAPRPHNSGHWSIDGARTSQFEQHVRAICGLPLGDPSVREASVMVNILGDAWVSPETGRVTAPNWPVLLEHPRAKLHLYGKHEPRVGRKMGHFTVTADTPDAALESARLLKAKLVGLER, from the coding sequence ATGATTCAACCTGGCAGCACACTTGGCGTCCTTGGCGGTGGACAACTGGGGCGCATGTTTGCGCAGGCGGCGCAGACGCTTGGCTATCGGGTGCATGTCTATGACCCTGCGCCTGACTGCCCGGCCAGTGCGGTCGCGAACCGCACCTTCACCGCGGACTATGAGAAGACCGATGAGCTCGCGGCGTTTGCGTCGAGCTGCGCGGTTGTGACCTACGAGTTTGAGAACATCCCCGTCGCCCCACTCTGGAAGATCGAGAATCTCACCCGGCTTCGGCCGAGTTCGAGCGTGCTGGAGATCTGTCAGAACCGGATGCGCGAGAAAACCTGGCTGAGGCAGTGCGGATTTCCGCACGTGGCTTTCGCCGAGGTTGAGGCCCACGGGGATCTTCCGGCAGCGGCGCGTCGGGTGGGATTGCCGGCGGTGGTGAAGACCGCGGACTTCGGATATGACGGCAAGGGGCAGAAGAAGCTCACGGACGATGCCTCGCTCGAGGCGGCCGCGACGGCCTTTGCGGGCCAGCGCGCGGTGATCGAGCGCTTCGTGGACTTCAAGTGCGAGCTGTCCGTGATTGTCGCGCGCAGCATCACGGGTGAGACGCGCGTGTTTCCGATCGCGGAGAACATACACACGCGGCACATCCTGGACTTCACCATCGTGCCGGCGCGCATAAATCCGGCCGTGGCGCGCGAGGCGGAGTCACTCGCTGTCGCGATTGCCGAGCGGCTGAACCTCGCGGGGCTTCTGGCGGTGGAGCTTTTTCTCACCGATCGAGGTGAACTCCTGGTGAATGAACTGGCGCCGCGTCCGCACAACAGCGGTCACTGGTCGATCGACGGCGCGCGCACGAGTCAGTTCGAACAGCATGTCCGCGCGATCTGCGGGCTGCCGCTTGGCGATCCGTCGGTGCGTGAGGCGTCCGTGATGGTGAACATCCTTGGCGATGCCTGGGTTTCCCCGGAGACCGGCCGGGTGACGGCCCCGAACTGGCCGGTGCTGCTTGAGCATCCGCGCGCGAAGCTTCACCTCTACGGAAAACACGAACCGCGCGTCGGGCGGAAGATGGGGCACTTCACCGTGACCGCGGACACTCCGGATGCGGCGCTTGAAAGCGCGCGTCTGCTAAAGGCGAAGCTGGTGGGGCTGGAACGTTGA
- a CDS encoding methyltransferase regulatory domain-containing protein, whose product MSLTSYDQIAYTSSSFPQSHPVKLATIARLFGLTPTNPARCNVLELGAADGANLIPLAQVYPESNFVGIDLSSRQVAEGRKLIDGAGLTNVTLEHRDIMEFDRKGMRFDYIIVHGVLSWVPPAVQERILSLCREALTPDGIAYISYNALPGWRLRGIMRDMMIYHANQFPDEATRASQARSLIKFLSDNVPTENNPYGDFLRSELAQMEQWTDSYILHEYLEETNSPFYFRDFHNLARRHQLQYLGEPELSSILPANFDQKTQETLHKISGDIIAMEQYMDFLRNRTFRMTLLVPRESVINRNINPILLREMWFGTRAQPVSEKVNLATGVTEHFKVGKATVNSDNTLVKATLVALHNAVPQYLHFNELLAALRNLLLGRSSGVMETAQAIQEHVILCDQLLILMSRGMVEGLAWPHVGIASTLPEKPRVTPLARYQALNYPRHVTNLRHQSIKFDAFARQAMSLMDGTRDRKEIIRGMAEKATQGAITVQNHGRTITDVDEIETLIAPRVTACIDQFPKLAMVLPE is encoded by the coding sequence ATGTCATTGACCTCCTACGATCAGATCGCCTACACGAGCTCCTCCTTTCCCCAGAGTCATCCGGTAAAACTGGCGACGATCGCACGGCTCTTTGGCCTGACTCCGACAAATCCCGCACGGTGCAACGTACTCGAACTCGGGGCGGCTGACGGCGCGAATCTGATTCCACTGGCTCAAGTGTACCCAGAAAGCAACTTCGTCGGCATCGACCTCTCCTCAAGGCAGGTCGCCGAGGGACGGAAACTTATCGACGGTGCGGGGCTGACGAACGTCACGCTTGAGCACAGGGACATCATGGAATTCGACCGCAAGGGCATGCGGTTCGACTACATCATCGTGCATGGCGTGCTGAGCTGGGTGCCGCCCGCCGTTCAGGAACGCATCCTCAGTCTCTGCCGGGAGGCGCTCACCCCGGACGGAATCGCCTACATCAGCTACAACGCGCTGCCGGGATGGCGCCTGCGCGGAATCATGCGCGACATGATGATCTACCACGCCAACCAGTTTCCCGACGAGGCGACCCGCGCGAGCCAGGCGCGCTCGCTCATCAAGTTTCTCTCCGACAATGTCCCCACCGAGAACAACCCCTACGGCGATTTCCTTCGTTCCGAGCTGGCGCAGATGGAGCAGTGGACCGACTCCTACATCCTTCACGAATACCTTGAGGAGACCAACTCTCCGTTCTACTTCCGCGACTTCCACAATCTGGCGCGCCGGCATCAGCTCCAGTACCTGGGCGAGCCCGAACTCAGCTCGATCCTCCCGGCCAACTTCGATCAAAAGACCCAGGAGACGCTTCACAAGATCTCGGGCGACATCATCGCGATGGAGCAGTACATGGACTTCCTGCGCAACCGGACCTTCCGCATGACCCTGCTCGTTCCCAGGGAGAGCGTCATCAACCGGAACATCAATCCGATCCTCCTGCGCGAAATGTGGTTCGGCACAAGGGCTCAGCCCGTGAGCGAAAAGGTCAACCTGGCGACGGGTGTCACTGAACATTTCAAGGTCGGAAAGGCGACGGTGAATTCCGACAACACGCTGGTGAAGGCCACCCTTGTCGCGCTGCACAACGCCGTGCCCCAGTATCTACACTTCAACGAACTCCTGGCCGCCCTCCGCAACCTTCTCCTCGGCCGGTCATCAGGCGTCATGGAAACCGCCCAGGCGATCCAGGAGCATGTCATCCTCTGCGACCAGCTCCTGATTCTCATGAGCCGCGGCATGGTGGAAGGCCTCGCCTGGCCGCACGTGGGCATCGCCTCCACACTTCCAGAGAAGCCCCGCGTGACGCCGCTCGCGCGGTATCAGGCACTCAACTACCCGCGACACGTCACAAATCTCCGTCACCAGTCGATCAAGTTCGACGCCTTTGCACGCCAGGCCATGTCGTTGATGGACGGCACGCGCGACCGGAAGGAGATCATTCGCGGCATGGCCGAAAAGGCCACGCAGGGAGCAATTACCGTGCAGAACCACGGCAGAACAATCACCGACGTGGACGAGATAGAGACCTTGATCGCACCCCGCGTCACGGCCTGCATCGATCAGTTTCCAAAACTTGCCATGGTTCTGCCCGAGTAG
- a CDS encoding (deoxy)nucleoside triphosphate pyrophosphohydrolase, with product MAEHAVPVPVVCALIERDGLVLIAQRPAHKHLGSLWEFPGGKVEAGEDHPSALKREIMEELGCDIDLVHALAIRTHTYGAVTVAMIPFVARLASGSPAPRSLEHSAIAWVAPRDLAARSLAPADLPIVDDYLQWLSARPGSPHR from the coding sequence ATGGCTGAACACGCGGTCCCCGTGCCTGTGGTTTGCGCCCTCATCGAGCGCGACGGCCTCGTGCTCATCGCACAGCGCCCGGCGCACAAGCACCTCGGCTCCCTGTGGGAATTTCCTGGTGGAAAGGTCGAGGCGGGCGAAGACCACCCATCCGCATTGAAGCGGGAAATCATGGAGGAACTCGGATGCGACATCGACCTCGTGCACGCCCTTGCAATCCGGACGCACACCTACGGGGCGGTGACTGTAGCAATGATTCCGTTTGTTGCCCGCCTCGCCTCCGGAAGTCCGGCCCCCCGGTCACTCGAGCATAGCGCAATCGCCTGGGTCGCGCCGCGGGATCTCGCCGCCAGGTCCCTCGCTCCCGCGGATCTTCCCATCGTCGATGACTATCTCCAGTGGTTGTCGGCGCGGCCAGGATCACCGCATCGATGA
- a CDS encoding helix-turn-helix domain-containing protein — MLPEDETFTTQAAANFLGMSRQFFVNLLERGEIQFHRVGAHRRVYFKDLLDFQKRRDADRTKTLDNLAAEVEKAGHSFPKPKAGPTDAG, encoded by the coding sequence ATGTTGCCTGAGGACGAGACGTTCACGACTCAAGCGGCGGCTAATTTCCTTGGAATGTCGCGGCAGTTTTTTGTGAACCTCCTTGAAAGAGGGGAAATTCAGTTCCACCGGGTTGGCGCTCATAGGCGAGTCTACTTCAAGGATCTGTTGGATTTCCAAAAACGCCGGGACGCAGATCGGACGAAGACATTGGACAACTTGGCGGCGGAAGTGGAAAAGGCCGGGCACTCCTTCCCAAAACCCAAAGCAGGCCCGACCGATGCGGGCTGA
- a CDS encoding FGGY-family carbohydrate kinase, translating into MPLLLGIDLGTSYLKAGVFDLAGNLRGLGRVAAGVEEPRPGRRELDAAIFLSRLRDAVTLAIREAGARKSDVVAISYGSQANTFLLLDDENSALTPLIFWNDLRAHPLPEELREFGVSDERRGRTGLWELVPESAPAKVRWLQREAPGTWRRCRSVMTVSDYLTFFLTGERVGDASTAALTGLYDITQRVWWEDALERFGLTAAHMSVPLLPGSKAGVLTPAAAGLFGLEPGTVVAAGALDHHAAAIGSGLGFHVEASLSSGTVLAAIVLVTGVAPMPECIFGPHPGEPGFYALAYDPNGAGRLEEYQKRFAPEVPMGELMACLEKPGGVLAAQHAGNLRRQLREMAETEKLLLGRISPNGLFRRIAATGGGAKSPVSLQIMADVFGVPVMSTSPEPACLGAAALAAVGAGLYGNLGAALARMVRPARILEPSKA; encoded by the coding sequence ATGCCACTGCTCCTCGGCATAGACCTTGGCACCTCCTACCTGAAGGCCGGGGTGTTTGATCTCGCGGGTAATCTTCGCGGCCTTGGGCGCGTGGCGGCGGGGGTGGAGGAGCCGCGACCGGGCCGGCGGGAACTGGATGCGGCGATTTTTCTTTCCCGCCTGAGGGATGCGGTGACGCTGGCCATCCGCGAGGCGGGTGCGCGCAAGTCCGATGTTGTGGCGATTTCATACGGATCGCAGGCCAATACGTTTCTCCTCCTCGACGACGAAAACAGCGCGCTGACTCCGCTGATCTTCTGGAACGATCTTCGGGCGCACCCCCTGCCGGAAGAACTGCGCGAATTTGGAGTCTCCGATGAACGGCGAGGGCGCACGGGCCTTTGGGAGCTCGTGCCGGAGAGCGCGCCGGCGAAAGTGCGATGGCTGCAGCGGGAGGCGCCCGGGACCTGGCGGCGCTGCCGTTCCGTCATGACCGTGAGCGACTACCTCACATTTTTTCTGACCGGAGAAAGGGTGGGAGACGCAAGCACGGCGGCGCTCACGGGCCTCTACGACATCACGCAACGCGTGTGGTGGGAGGACGCCCTGGAGAGATTTGGGCTGACGGCTGCGCATATGTCGGTGCCGCTTCTTCCTGGGAGCAAAGCCGGCGTGCTCACGCCGGCGGCCGCGGGTCTCTTCGGACTCGAACCCGGAACCGTGGTGGCGGCGGGCGCGCTGGATCATCATGCGGCCGCGATCGGTTCAGGATTGGGATTTCACGTGGAGGCATCGTTGTCGAGCGGCACGGTGCTGGCGGCCATTGTGCTTGTGACAGGCGTTGCACCGATGCCGGAATGCATCTTTGGGCCCCATCCCGGCGAACCCGGATTCTATGCGCTCGCGTATGATCCCAATGGAGCCGGCAGACTCGAGGAGTACCAGAAGCGGTTTGCACCGGAAGTGCCGATGGGAGAGCTGATGGCTTGCCTGGAGAAGCCGGGCGGTGTGCTGGCTGCACAGCATGCGGGAAACCTGCGTCGTCAACTGAGGGAGATGGCGGAAACGGAAAAACTCCTGCTGGGAAGGATTTCACCGAACGGACTGTTTCGGCGGATCGCGGCAACGGGAGGCGGAGCGAAGAGTCCGGTTTCGCTTCAAATCATGGCGGATGTGTTTGGCGTGCCGGTGATGTCGACATCGCCCGAGCCCGCTTGCCTTGGCGCCGCTGCGCTCGCGGCGGTGGGTGCGGGTTTGTACGGCAATCTGGGTGCCGCACTGGCAAGGATGGTCCGACCCGCGCGGATCCTGGAGCCCTCGAAGGCATGA
- a CDS encoding neutral/alkaline non-lysosomal ceramidase N-terminal domain-containing protein, translating into MPISDSAREFPTPFRAGAAVVEITPAGSVFLYGYPHVRRNSTGVHDPLECAALFVDSGGGRALFLANDLIFFDRDLVATMRRRIASVTGLPPEAVMISATHTHSGPVVADNLSNAADSIVPPADAVYLEWLTERMVLAARTAVERAEPAELGLVVARAEGVGTNRHDPAGPTDPDAPVLLARSRATGKAIACMVVYGMHPTVMHEDSTLISADFPGFTRRWLRTHVLPEACPVVYHLGAAGDQSPRHVTRANTFAEAQRIGENLGRCIAAALEKISLHPTGEVSARRSWLEVKPRSFPGVREAREELKRSREKYERLRSSQAPKQTVRTAECDVFGAEKTALLAEAAGDGRLGDAVRSASPAEIQLIRIGEWRFIGWPGEFFVEHALALKAGAPRNTFVITLANGQLQGYIATPLAVEKAYYEATNAVFSVENGPRFVEATLDLIAAPR; encoded by the coding sequence ATGCCGATTTCCGACTCCGCCAGAGAATTCCCGACTCCCTTCCGCGCGGGCGCCGCGGTGGTGGAAATCACGCCGGCCGGAAGCGTGTTCCTCTATGGTTATCCGCATGTCCGGCGGAACAGCACGGGCGTGCATGACCCGCTGGAGTGCGCGGCACTCTTTGTGGATTCGGGCGGGGGGCGCGCGCTTTTTCTGGCGAACGACCTGATTTTTTTCGACCGGGATCTGGTGGCGACAATGCGACGCCGCATTGCGTCGGTCACGGGCCTGCCCCCGGAGGCGGTGATGATTTCGGCGACGCACACGCATTCCGGGCCGGTGGTGGCCGACAATCTCAGCAATGCGGCTGATTCGATCGTGCCGCCCGCCGACGCTGTTTATCTGGAGTGGCTGACCGAGCGCATGGTCCTGGCTGCGAGGACGGCGGTGGAGCGGGCGGAGCCGGCGGAACTGGGATTGGTTGTCGCGAGGGCGGAGGGGGTGGGAACGAATCGCCATGATCCGGCGGGCCCGACTGATCCCGATGCGCCGGTTCTGCTCGCGCGGTCGCGGGCGACGGGCAAAGCGATCGCATGCATGGTGGTTTACGGCATGCATCCCACCGTGATGCACGAGGACTCCACGCTGATCAGCGCGGATTTCCCGGGGTTCACGCGGCGCTGGCTGCGGACGCATGTGCTTCCGGAGGCTTGCCCGGTGGTCTACCACCTCGGTGCAGCGGGGGATCAGAGTCCGCGGCATGTCACCCGGGCCAACACCTTCGCGGAGGCCCAGCGCATCGGAGAGAACCTGGGCCGGTGCATTGCGGCCGCATTGGAGAAAATCTCCCTCCATCCGACTGGAGAAGTCAGCGCCCGCCGGAGCTGGCTTGAGGTGAAACCGCGCTCGTTTCCGGGGGTGCGGGAGGCTCGTGAGGAGCTGAAGCGCAGCCGGGAAAAATACGAGCGGCTGCGGAGTTCGCAGGCCCCGAAGCAGACGGTGCGCACGGCCGAGTGCGATGTATTTGGCGCTGAGAAGACGGCTTTACTTGCCGAGGCGGCTGGGGATGGGAGGCTTGGCGATGCGGTGCGGTCCGCCTCACCGGCGGAGATCCAGTTGATCCGGATCGGCGAATGGCGGTTCATCGGATGGCCGGGAGAGTTTTTTGTTGAGCATGCCCTTGCGTTGAAGGCCGGGGCGCCCCGAAACACGTTCGTCATCACGCTGGCGAACGGCCAGCTTCAGGGATACATCGCCACGCCGCTGGCGGTTGAGAAGGCCTACTATGAGGCGACCAATGCGGTGTTCTCCGTGGAGAACGGCCCGCGCTTTGTCGAGGCGACGCTCGACCTGATTGCCGCGCCGCGTTGA
- a CDS encoding MFS transporter, which yields MNQSNALPPRAWLIVATLWVVGCLNYLDRVMITTMRTSILAEIPMSDAQFGLLTSVFLIVYAVCSPFAGFVADRFSRSRVILLSFVAWSVVTWMTAHAKTFDQLLLTRALMGLSEACYIPAALALIADYHRTTTRSLANGIHLSGVMVGSGLGGLGGWIAERHGWSHAFMIFGQIGIAYAVVLVIVLRDRPAPAVESGASGAAKPSGAGSVRLGEAVSSLMSNRSFLLSLGYWSLMGVTGWAVVGWMPTFLGERFSLGQGEAGLTATIYFQVAALLGVILGGAWADRWSRSHELGPIYVVIVGVAVSAPCVFLISISSSLWIAVAGLLLVGLTKSFADANMMPILTLVADQRYRATGYGILNLCACVVGGVTIYAGGLLRDAKVDVARVFQFGAFCLLLSLGILLLLKKAGVSRPAPTD from the coding sequence ATGAATCAAAGCAATGCACTGCCGCCCCGAGCCTGGTTGATTGTCGCCACACTGTGGGTCGTCGGCTGCCTCAACTATCTGGATCGCGTGATGATCACGACGATGCGCACCTCGATCCTCGCGGAGATTCCGATGAGCGACGCCCAGTTCGGCCTGCTCACGTCGGTGTTTCTGATCGTCTATGCGGTGTGCAGTCCATTCGCGGGGTTTGTTGCGGATCGGTTCAGCCGCAGCCGCGTGATTCTCCTCAGTTTTGTCGCGTGGTCGGTCGTGACCTGGATGACCGCGCACGCGAAGACGTTCGACCAGCTGCTGCTCACCCGGGCTCTGATGGGTCTCAGCGAGGCCTGCTACATTCCCGCGGCGCTGGCTTTGATTGCGGATTACCACAGGACGACGACACGTTCGCTGGCGAACGGCATTCATTTGAGCGGAGTGATGGTGGGAAGCGGGCTGGGCGGACTGGGCGGATGGATTGCCGAGAGGCACGGATGGAGTCACGCCTTCATGATTTTTGGCCAGATTGGAATAGCCTATGCGGTGGTCCTTGTTATTGTCCTCCGGGATCGTCCGGCCCCTGCCGTGGAGTCCGGAGCGAGCGGTGCAGCGAAGCCTTCGGGAGCCGGCTCCGTGCGGCTGGGTGAGGCCGTTTCGAGTCTGATGAGCAATCGGTCCTTCCTGCTGTCGCTCGGCTACTGGAGCCTGATGGGCGTGACCGGCTGGGCGGTGGTCGGCTGGATGCCGACCTTCCTTGGCGAACGCTTCTCACTTGGGCAGGGCGAGGCGGGATTGACGGCGACAATCTATTTTCAGGTGGCCGCCCTGCTTGGTGTCATCCTTGGCGGAGCCTGGGCGGATCGATGGAGCCGGTCGCACGAGCTCGGCCCGATCTACGTGGTCATTGTCGGCGTGGCGGTCTCGGCGCCGTGTGTCTTTCTGATCTCGATCTCCAGCTCCCTCTGGATCGCGGTCGCCGGACTGCTGCTGGTGGGGCTGACAAAATCCTTCGCCGACGCCAACATGATGCCCATCCTCACGCTGGTCGCCGATCAGCGGTATCGGGCGACTGGATACGGCATTCTCAATCTGTGCGCCTGTGTCGTGGGAGGGGTGACGATCTACGCCGGGGGCCTGCTGCGCGATGCGAAGGTCGACGTGGCGCGGGTGTTTCAGTTCGGGGCCTTCTGCCTGCTGCTTTCGCTCGGAATCCTGCTTCTCCTGAAGAAGGCCGGGGTGTCCCGCCCCGCCCCGACGGATTGA